DNA from Triticum aestivum cultivar Chinese Spring chromosome 7D, IWGSC CS RefSeq v2.1, whole genome shotgun sequence:
gaagagctctcgcagcatctggtgctcggccgggtcgaactcccacaaattgaatgcccatctttgacacgggaggatccggcggaagagcatgacttggaccacgttgacgagcttgattttcttgctcatcatgtttttgatgcatgtctggagtccgtcagctctaccgaggaaccccaggacaggcccttctctttccaggaggtgagccgcatggggattccggatcgaaagtCGGGGGCCGCCACcaagttggtgtcgcgcggctcggtgatgtagaaccaccccgattgccacccctttatggtctccacataggagccttcgagccaggtgacgttgggcattttgcccaccatggcgcctccgcactccgcttgctggccgaccaccaccttcgatttaacattgaaggtcttcagccacaggccaaagtggggcttgatgcggacgaaggcctctcacacgacgataaacgccgagatgttgaggatgaaattgggggccagatcgtgaaagtccagcccgtagtagaacatgagcccccggacaaacggatggaggggaaatcccagtccgcggacgaagtgggtaagaaaaaccaccctctcatggggttctggagtagggatgatctgccccgcatctggcagccggtgtgcgatatccgcggccagatatctggcaccccgcagctttgtgatgtcctcctccgtaacggaggagaccatccacttgcctcccgctccggacatgcttggagtggtttgaggagaaaaacgcgaacttgggtgctggagctcgagtgcgcaagaatggatgagcaaggaggaagaaggcgtgggtgaaaaaggggaatccttgtccctttataagggcggaagaaactatgcgcctccccacctacctggtaaactcgcttattccccaagcgccgtaattgatggcgcggttgggttacccacacccgtattgatgagaatcccgtgataaggggacacgatctctgcttcgacaagacgtgccaagaaaaccgcctcgcaatatgtgcagtggctggttgagaaaaacggttcgaataatgaccgggccgtggtatgatgtcatgctgcagaatgtgtcagcagattagatttgtggaaatattattctctctacggtggtatgtggaatttgttttgcagagccggacactatccttgtgttcaaaatcttctatggagtattcggaggaggaacccgccttgcaatgccgaagacaatctgcgcgccggactcatcgtcattgaagcctggttcaggggctactgagggagtcctggattagggggtcctcggacagccggactatatactttagccggactgttggactatgaagatacaagattgaagacttcgtcccgtgtccggatgggactctccttggcgtggaaggcaagcttggcaatacggatatgtagatctcctcccttgtaaccgaatctgtgtaaccctagccccctccggtgtctatataaaccggagggtttagtccgtaggacaacaacaatcataccataggctagcttctagggtttagcctctacgatctcatggtagatcaactcttgtaatactcatatcatcaagatcaatcaagcaggaagtagggtattacctccgtcgagagggcctgaacctgggtaaacatcgtgtcccccgcctcctgttaccatccgccttagacgcacagttcgggaccccctacctgagatccgccagttttgacaccgacaggcgcccccttgcctttcccctctcccactccttccttccccctccttcttggactagaaagggaggggcaaacctacttggagtaggtttccccctcctagggcgcgccacccccttggccggccctctcctcctccccctttaaatacggaggaggggggcaccccatagacacaacaattaatctcttgatctcttagccgtgtgcggtgcccccctccaccataatccacctcgataatatcgtagcggtgcttaggcgaagccctgcgtcggtagaacatcatcatcgtcaccacgccatcgtgctgacggaactctccctcaaagctcggctggatcggagttcgagggacgtcatcgagctgaacgtgtgctaaactcggaggtgccgtgcgttcggtacttgatcggtcagatcgtgaagacgtacgactacatcaaccgcgttgtgctaacgcttccgctttcggtctacgagggtacgtggacaacactctcccctcttgttgctatgcatccccatgatcttgcgtgtgcgtaggattttttttgaaattactacgttccccaacatgctcatattggctcctacatattctacgaagatctttatcggtcaaaccgcataacaacatacgttgttccctttgtcatcggtatgttacttgtctgagattcgatcgtcggtatcaccatacctagttcaatctcgttaccggcaagtctctttactcattccgtaatgcatcatcccgcaactaactcattagtcacattgcttgcaaggcttatagtgatgtgcattaccgagagggcccagagatacacctccgacaatcggagtgacaaatcctaatctcgatctatgccaactcaacaaacaccatcggagacacctgtagagcatctttataatcacccagttacattgtgacgtttgatagcacactaagtgttcctccggtattcgggagttgcataatctcatagtcagaggaacatgtataagtcatgaagaaagcaatagcaacaaactaaacgatcatagtgctaagctaatggatgggccttgtccatcacatcattctctaatgatgtgatcccgttcatcaaatgacaacacatgtctatggctaggaaacttaaccatctttgataaacgagctagtcaagtagaggcatactagggacattctgtttgtctatgtattcacacatgtactaagtttccggttaatacaattctagcatgaataataaacatttatcatgatataagtaaatgtaaataacaactttattattgcctctagggcacatttccttcagtatttacctgccattccaagtaaatttgcaagtgccaaactctaaaccttcaaatgataatctgttttgtatgctcgaattgctcatgtaccaactagggttgtcaatattttccatgctaggtgggttattctcacgatgagtggactccgctcatccttcacgagaaaatggctggtaactgggatgcccagtcccatgctcaaatcaaatcaaaataattgcaaacaaaattcccccaggactgttgttagttggactgtacccgttgtttcggaccagccgtggagtgtgcttgttggtggtggggaagtataaactttaccattctgtttgggaaccgcctataatgtatgtagcatggaagataccgagatctcttggttgttatgttgacaatcaaaGCATACCGCTCacaatattatttatctctatttcaaaactcgagctctggcacctctgcaaatccctacttccctctgcgaagggcttatctatttacttttattactgagtcatcgtcctcttataaaaagcaccagttagagagcaccactgtcatttgtatgcattgttattaagttatattgagtatgactgtgactggatctcttttaccatgaattacaatgtcaagtcagtccttgatcttcaggggtgctctgcatttatgttttgcggtctcagaaagggctagcgagataccatcttgttatatcatatcatgattgttttgagaaagtgttgtcatccgagatttattattattgctcgctagttgattatgtcattgatatgagtaaatgtgagacctaaaggttattgatggttagttcataatctatgctgaaaacttgaatgctggctttacatatttgcaacaacaagatcaaacagagtttgtaaaagttttctttatcactttcagcttgtcaactgaattgcttgaggacaagcaatgggttaagcttggggtagttgatacgtctccgtcgtatctacttttccaaactcttttgcccttgttttggactctaacttgcatgatttgaactcAACCACTTTTACGAGAGAGAGCAAGCAATGGTGGAGAAAATAGGTGGGGGGGGAGGATGGACCCACGGACGAATGGACGAAAAAACTAGTGGGAGGGGGAGGCAGACGAAGGGGTGGGACAACGTAAGATGGGAGATGGAATACTAGCTaattgcccatgcgttgcaatgggaCATGCACACTAATCATGTCTGACATATACCTTACACCCATCATATTCTAAATTATTTGAGTATGGGTAGGGAAAGCAAGGAAAGTTTTAATTTAGTTGAGGTTTTGATAAATTTGATTTGATTTGGGTATGGAAAGACGAGGAAAATTTAATTTAGTTGAGGTTTTGGTAAAAGAATGATTTGATTTAGTTAATGTAGACATGGTTAGGACATGGTTTGGGTTGAAGGGACTGAGTCCCAAGAGACGTACACACTCGTTTAATGGTAGGGATTttgtaagatttgatttgattatGGGTAGGGCGAAGCAAAGTAAGTTTTGATTTACTTGAGGATTTGGTAATGTTTGATTTGATTTGGGTATGGGTAAGAGAAGAAATGAAAAGGTGTGATTTTGTTGAggttttggtaagatttgatttgattgagttaatgcagtACATGATTTCGAGCGAGGGCTGAATCCTGAGTTGCAAACGACGTACGTATtctctttaatagtagagatttgtAAGATTTGATTTGGTTTGAGTATGAGTAGAGAAAGATAAAAAAAAGTTTTGACTTAGTTAAGGTACGTAGGTAAGATTTAATTTGGATATGGACAGGGCAAGGTAAGATTTTTTTTAATTTAGTTAGGGTTTTGATAAGATTTTATATTTGATTAAGTTAATGTGTTTTGGATGGAGGGACAAAAGTTGAGTCTAAACAATGTCCAGACTCCTCTTTAATGATAGAGATATAATGATAGAGATATAGATATTAGATACAGACAGGGAAGATAAAATAGAGATTTAGCAGCACGATCATACTGAAATTAGTGAAACATTTCCTTAGATTTCTTCTTTGTCTCCTTGTGAGCTGCGTACGGCTCCCGAAACGTGGCTGCAATATAGTGAGGACGGAATCCGGGGCCAAACGCTCTACCCCGTCACACCAGCTTAGCGAAATGGCCCGGGAAGACGGCGGTGCGGACCGTCGGCGGGTCATCGGCCATGGTTCCGTCGACGACGACGGCAAGCCCAAGAGAACAGGCAAGAAAAACAGATCCGACTCTCTATTGCACTATCCCCATGCACCCATTCATTCTTGGCGCAGATCAATCTGGTATCTCTACTCGATACTACTGTACTAATTATCTTCGATCAAATCGCGCGGTGGACTTGGCGGTTGAGCAGGAACGGTGTGGACGGCGAGCGCGCACATCATAACGGGGGTGATCGGCTCCGGCGTGCTATCGCTGCCCTGGTCCATGGCGCAGCTCGGCTGGGTCGCCGGGTCGGTCACGCTTTTCCTCTTCGCCGTCGTCACGTACTACACCTCCGCGCTCCTCGCCGACTGCTACCGCAGCGACGACGCCGCCACCGGGAAGAGGAACTACACCTACATGGAGGCCGTCCAGTCCTACCTAGGTACCGCATGCCTGTGGCGTGAACATCAAACCAGTAAATTTCTCTGTGAATTCAGGCAATGTTTGTTACACTACCTTGACCTGCAAATGTAGGTAGCAGGCAGGTGTGGTTTTGTGGCCTCTGCCAGTACGTCAATCTCGTCGGAACTGCAATTGGGTACACCATTACAGCATCGATCAGCGCCGCGTAAGTCGAAGACTCAACTCACCCATGCATTTCAGCTAATTTATGCCATTTACGATCGGTTGAACTCACTGTTTGTTCTTCTGGCGGGATGGTCAAACAGGGCTTTGTACAAGGCCGACTGCTTCCACAAGAACGGCCACTCTGCCGACTGCGGCGTGTACACCACCATGTACATGGCCGTGTTTGGGATCTCCCAGATCGTCTTCTCGCAGCTCCCCAACCTCCACGAGATAGCCTGGCTGTCGATCCTCGCCGCGGTCATGTCTTTCTCCTACTCCGCGATCGGCGTTGGCCTCGCCTTGGCACAGACCATATCAGGTAGAGAATCAAGAGGGTCATGTTTCTGGTTCGTCATAACAGACTTTGTATTTCCGTTAAGCAATTAAATTGATGAAAAGGGGCGAAGCCCGGTTGAAAAAAGGTATAGAATCAAGAACATTCCTACCAAGAGATCAATGCGTTAATGCATTCCCTATTCCCTGATGTAATTATGGCAGGTCCTACTGGCAAGACAACAATGGGCGGCACTGAAATTGGGGTAGACGTCACTAATTCAGCCCAGAAGATATGGTTGACGTTGCAAGCGCTCGGCAACATTGCTTTCGCCTACTCATACTCCATGGTTCTCATAGAAATCCAGGCAAGCATGTCACAAAGATTCACATACACGTTTGCCAAAAAAAAGTAATGTGCTCGTAAAATACGGTCACTAATGGCGTGTACCTGGAAATGCAGGACACGGTGAAGGCGCCTCCGGCCGAGAACAAGACGATGAGGAGGGCAAACCTATTGGGGATCTCCACCACCACGGCCTTCTACATGCTCTGCGGCTGCCTCGGCTACGCCGCCTTCGGCAACGCGGCGCCGGGGAACATGCTCACCGGGTTCGGCTTCTACGAGCCCTTCTGGCTCATCGACTTCGCCAACATCTGCATCGTCGTGCACCTCATCGGCGCCTACCAGCTCTACTGCCAGCCCATCTACGCCGCCGTGGAGAGCTGGGCTGCGGCGCGGTGGCCGGGCTCAGACTTCGTGGTCCGCCAGTACCATCCCTTCGCCGGCGGCAATTTCAGCGTCAGCATGTTCAAGCTGGTGTGGAGAACGGCGTTCGTCGCCGTAAGCACGGTCCTTGCCATTTTGATGCCCTTCTTCAATGCCATCCTTGGCCTCCTCGGCGCGCTCGCGTTCTGGCCGCTCACGGTGTACTtccccgtggagatgtacaaacgaCAGAGCAAAGTGGAGAGGTTTTCCAAGAAGTGGGTGGTGCTGCAGAGCCTGAGCTTCACGTGCTTTGCGGTGACGGTGGCAGTGACCGTCGCATCCGTGCAGGGGATCACCCAATCACTCAACAACTATGTGCCATTCAAGACGAAGCTGTGAATGAAGTATATTACTAGTTGAGAATAAATTCGTCAACTTATGTTTGCGCATAAAAACGTGTGCATTTTGTCGATAAAGAAGTGTTTCGGCTTGTCTCGGGGGCGGGTGAGATTGGCTTTGCCCAATTCCTCCTTATCCAATATCGTTTACTActatatactcccttcgtccgatgAAGAGTGTACGTTTGGCTTCAAATTTGTCCATAAAAGAGTGTACATCTATCTTCCCAATGCACTTTGAAGTAGAAAAAAATGCTTCTCTCTCATCAcgcggtaatcaagaccaataacattTTACATATGGTCGCTTTAATTTCTATATGCACTTAGTTCAttgggggttgggtaattaaaAAGGAGAGACATcttttcaatgcattttttatCCACTCCATATtttgtcctaaaatttctataTGTACACATTTCACCAGACGGTGGGAGTATGTCTATGGTTCTTGCTTACCATAACTTTTATTGAGAGGCTTGATAAACATAGACATCATTTTTTTTCTGGCAATGGGGGAGTGTAAAAAAAAGATACCACCTTGTGAAATGGTCTCGAGTCTGTAGATCCAAATGTAAAGGGGGGCTCGGAGTTAAAGAACTGCGTTAGCAATATTAGCCTCCTAGTTAAATGGTGATAACTAAGATGGGCTTTGGCAAGATAGAGTCCTACTTCAGTACAACCCCATTCCTGAACTTTTTTAAAATGCTAAAATTTTCCACACTTCATGAAATTTCAAATCTGTGAAAATTTTcttaaatttatgaacttttttacaAATTACTGAACTTTTTTGGAATCCATGAAATTTTTCCCactatttctttttcatttttaatgttcattttgttttattttttgtttctttaaTTCACAGTTTTAAAATATTGATCCAATTTTTTTTAATCATcacatttcaaattttgttcaaaaatacaaatatttgcattttataaaattgtacagaaataaaaaaacgtttggtgtctttcaaattttctcaaaatgtgaaaaaataaacaaaattttTAAATGGAGCGAACAATGTTATCAACATGAACATTTGTAGAATTTTCAAACTTTATGGGAAACGTTAACAAAACTGGAATTCAAAATgacagaaaaatatgaagaaaaaaatgAAACCAGTTTTTTGAATTTCACATAACATTTCTCGTATATGTGTAGTAATTTCTTGAAAACAGGAATGTTTTAGAAATTCCAAACATATTCAAGAAATGGAGGtgatatttcaaaaaatgttcatagatTTCAAATATTc
Protein-coding regions in this window:
- the LOC123166524 gene encoding amino acid permease 6; translation: MAREDGGADRRRVIGHGSVDDDGKPKRTGTVWTASAHIITGVIGSGVLSLPWSMAQLGWVAGSVTLFLFAVVTYYTSALLADCYRSDDAATGKRNYTYMEAVQSYLGSRQVWFCGLCQYVNLVGTAIGYTITASISAAALYKADCFHKNGHSADCGVYTTMYMAVFGISQIVFSQLPNLHEIAWLSILAAVMSFSYSAIGVGLALAQTISGPTGKTTMGGTEIGVDVTNSAQKIWLTLQALGNIAFAYSYSMVLIEIQDTVKAPPAENKTMRRANLLGISTTTAFYMLCGCLGYAAFGNAAPGNMLTGFGFYEPFWLIDFANICIVVHLIGAYQLYCQPIYAAVESWAAARWPGSDFVVRQYHPFAGGNFSVSMFKLVWRTAFVAVSTVLAILMPFFNAILGLLGALAFWPLTVYFPVEMYKRQSKVERFSKKWVVLQSLSFTCFAVTVAVTVASVQGITQSLNNYVPFKTKL